The Acinetobacter lwoffii genome contains the following window.
AAGTTTTACTAAACTAAAGATAAAAAAGTATCAAACTTACGTATTTTAATAATAGAAGGTTGTTGAATTAGCTAATCAATTTTTAAATAATAGTACTCAAAGGAGATGGCTATCCTCCTTACACAAACCGCCAATTCTGGCTGATGATACCTACGTTTCCCTCAAGCAGGGTACGTAGTCGCGTGCTCTGCTTTTACAAAATGGAGCTACGCTATGTTTTCCCGTCATAAAGTTCTTTATTTATATATCTTTTGCTGCTCATAACTAGGAGCAGACATGTATCTTTCTCTTTTATCAATTGCTCTCGGTTCTGTAATCGGTGCCTGGCTTCGTTGGGGCATAAGTCTAAGATTTAATAGCGTATTTGAAAATATTCCTTTCGGGACAGTGATTGTTAACTTAATCGGTGCTTTTATTATTGGATTAGCTGTATCATTTTTTTCAAATAGCTCAATAAGCCCTAATTATAAGTTATTCGTTGTGACAGGCTTCTGCGGTGCTTTAACGACCTTTTCAACATTTTCAGTTGAAATTGTTGCGTTGCTACAAGCTTCAAAGTTTGAATATGCTATCTCAACAATAGCCATCCATGTAATAGGTTCATTAATCTTTACAGTACTAGGAATACTTTCCTATCAATTTTTCACTAATCATTAATAATCTAAATATTAGAAGGTAAAACAATGACTTTTAAAAATGTTAAAGCAGGTACTAATCCACCAGATGACTTTAATAGCATCATCGAAATCCCGGCAAATGCTAAACCCATCAAGTATGAAGTGAATAAAGAATATGATGCTTTATTGGTTGATCGCTTTCTAAGTACAGCAATGTCATATCCGTACAATTACGGTTATATTCCTCAAACATTAAGCGAGGATGGTGATCCCTTAGATGTATTTGTAATAGCTCCCCATGCGGTTGCTGTAGGATCAGTAATTCGCAGCAGACCTGTCGGAGTCATGTATATGGAAGATGAAGCCGGTATTGATGCAAAGATCATTGCTGTACCTCATTCTAAGCTCACACCTCTATATAACAATGTTGAAGATCTGAGCGACCTCCCTCAGCTTCAATTAGATCAAATGAAACATTTCTTTGAACATTATAAAGACTTGGAAAAAGGTAAATGGATGAAATTTAATGGTTGGGGTAATGTAGAAGAAGCCAGACAGGAGATTCTAAAATCTATCCAAGCATACAAATAATTTAGATAAAAGGGACCCAAATCTGAGGTCCCTTTTTATGCTATTTAACATAATGGCGGTTATACGAAGTACACTTGTATATTAACTTAAATATCAATTACTTAAAAAATTAATCCTGATCATAAAAACCGCAAAAAGCCGATTTTGAAACAAGTTGGCTTTTTTATGAGCGGTTTTGATACTTCTTGCCAATAAAATTGTTTAAAAAATAGTCAATTTTGCGATTTTTTAAATTTTATCAATGCTTGAATGCTTAAAATTATCCACATTTTTTGTGGATAAAATTTAGGCTATTTTGTACGCTTTAGCTCACATCAATCTCGGCCCTTTGCGGCTATCCGGCATACTGGAATTTTCTTATGATGGGTACATAGAGAACAGGATGTTCCAAATAACAAGAATAAGAAAGATCGCACCAGGAACGTGAGGTAAGACAGGAGTCATACCTAGCAACCCAATATGAAAAACCCCGGCAGGATGCCGGGGTTTTTTATTATCTAAACTTTTTAAATTAGGGTTGGATGGGCATCCAGAATGCGAATTAGAGTCGCTGCAGGGCCAGTCGGATAGCGACGACCTTGCTCCCAGTTTTGCAGGGTTCTCGCGCTGATATGCAAACGTGCAGCAAATTCTGCCTGGGTTAAGCCAGTTTTCTCACGTACTTCCTTAATATCCGGCAATTCAAGCTCTGTGACTCGACTTGCCTTTATCTCATTACGTTTGATAGCACCAGCTTCTTTAATTGAAGCAACCAGGTCATCAAATAAGCTGTTATCCATGAAATTGCTCCTTCACTAATTGACGCAGGATCGAGGTCTCTTTATCAGTCAGATTGTCTTTCACAGACTTTGGATAAGCTACCAAGAAAAAGATCTGATCATCTTCTGTGACCCAATAGTAGATCACACGGATACCGCCACTTTTACCCTTGTTACCTTGAGCACAACGTACTTTACGAATACCTCCGCCATTCTTGATTAAGTCGCCCTTATCAGGCTGTACCAAGAGATCTTGCTGGAGCTGACGATACTCTTTATCACTCACAAGTTCTTTGATTTGCTTGGTAAAAATACTGGTTTCAATGAATAACATAGGTTGAAGTACGTCAATGGCGTATAAGAATTTTAGCAGTTCTAAAACAAAAAGACGAGAACTATGAAATCTCGTTTTTGTGTAATCTGTATTATATTAATTTGAAATGAAACTTTATTATTATATTTTTAAGGGGAATAAATTATGAGTAATTATATAGACTGCTCATGTAACGGAGATAATGAAAATTGCTTTAGATGTTATGGCTCAGGACGAATTAATCTGAATGAATTAGACCCAATATTACCTATAAAAATTTTGCAAAATCCAAAATTGGAACTTGAAAAAAATTTCAATCATGAAACTTATGTAGTGACTAAAGATGAAAATGGAGAAATACAAAAAAAAATATTAGTTCAATGTAAAATTTGTGCAAATCAAATCGAAAAAGATATTTTCAAGGAGCATTTAATTACATGTAAAAAAAATAAAATTCCTCTAAAAAAACCTATATATAATGAAAAAAAAGAATTTTGGATAAAAAATAGAAGGGGAAAGCTAGTCTGTATCGTTATATGTAATATATGCAATAGAAGAGTGAATAAAGAAAATCTAAAAAAACATATGCTAAAAGTACACTTCCAAGTTAAACATTTAAATAAAAGTAGCCTACAAGTTTCTTCAGAACAATATGATGATGTTATTCAAGATAGAATGAATGACGATGCTACAAAATTATATGCACATTCCTATAGAGAGAATGGACGGTTTGGATCTCACCCAGAACATGATGATCATGAATAAGATTTCTACTAAGCTCTATAATATACTTTCTGTTCAATAATTTTTAACGTGGATGCCGCTCTACAAGGTTTTTTAGCCAATTTTAAGAAAGGCTTATTAGAAGAATTTATCAATTTTTTAGACGTATGGTTTCTGAGTTAGAAAGTCGCTGTATTGATTCTATCAAATTTTTCAGTAACTTCCGAATCCTAATGTTTCGCTTTATGGCAAAAAATAGAGTGAACTCGATAAAAAAATGAAACCCTCTAATTCTTGTTTTAATTATTTTTCTAACTAAGAATTAGAGGGTTAATTTCTTTACCTCTGGAGTTTTATAATTATTGTTATAAAATTTATTAAATCACTTATTGCTCAAATAATCCTCACAATCTGATCATTTACTCATGGATAAGTGTGATGGAAATCACAAAAACGATCAGATCTAAAAATCACACAATTACACTATTTATGATGAGCGAATTGCTCTTTTAATTTTCTGATCAGTCTTGTATTGCGACAAAGCATAGACCGCCCAGATGGCAGCCGGGATCCAACCTAAAACTGTAATCTGAAGTAGCAAACAAATGATGCCTGCAAATGGTCGTCCTATGGTGAAAAACAGCAGCCATGGAAAAATTAAAGCAATTAGCAATCTCATTTCAAATTCCTATGTATCTTTTCAAAAAATTAATAATTAACTGCCGGCAGATCAAACAGCTTACGATCTCTTTCATCCGTTAAATACTTATCCATCTGAGCAATTAATTTAGCTCTGGCTTGTTCATCATCTTCTGTGATTTTTAACATGCAGGATCCGATTAAAATCTTACGTCTGGTATCGTCCTTTCTTGCCTGTTCTTTCTCTTTGGCTCGTTCTCTTGCTACTGCTGCCTGTCTTTGAGCCTTTAACTGCTTTAGCTTTTCTTCCTGTGCCTTGATTTTGCTGTCTAGTGTTTCAGTAACGCTCATTAATCCAATACCATCATCCTGGGAAACCATCCCTAACATAAGCGCACTTGAATATGTATTCAAGGTGCTATATGTATAGTAATGTTTTCCTCGAAGAGCGCACTTATGCAAACTTCGTTTGCAAGTACGATTGGGGAGTCCCCAATACCCCGACAACCGTATCCACGGTTGTATTTCACTACGTGAAAATTTAAAAGCGAAAAACAGGCATGGCGATTTACCACTTTTCAGTCAAAACCGTAGCACGATCAGCAGGGCGTTCCGCCACTGCTGCAATCGCCTATCGGGCCGGTGAAAAGATCTATTGTGAACGTGAAGGCCGAGAACATGACTACAGCCGAAAAACCGGTGTGGAATATAAAGAAATTTATTTACCCAAAGACGCACCAGAGCATTTAAAAAACCGGGAAAGACTCTGGAATGAAGTAGAACAACGAGAAACCCGAAAAAACTCGACAGTTGCGCGGGAATTTGAAATCGCTTTTCCAAATGAATTAAATCAGGAACAACGCCTGGCCATGCTCGAAGAATTATGTGCCAGCATCGTGGAAAGACATCAGGTAGCAGTCGATGCCTGTATTCATGCACCGCATACCGGATCCGGCAGTGATGAGCGCAATTATCACGCCCATATCCTAATGAGCACACGTAAACTTACGCCAGAAGGTTTTACAGAGAAAACCCGGGAACTCGATCAGAAACACAGTGGAGAAATCGATCACTGGCGTGAACACTTTGCCGATATCTGCAATGTGCACCTGGATCTGGCCGGATCCACAGCCCGGGTCGACCACCGCAGCTACAAAGACCAGGAGAATGGCCTGGAAGCCACCCTGCACGAAGGACCGAAAGTCACCGAACTACGTAGAAGAGGCATCGAAACCGAAATCAGCCGAAGCAATGATGAAATCAAACAGAGAAATCAGGCTCAGTTGCAATACGACAAAAATATGGACGTTCTAATTGCTGAAAATGAGATAAAACTCAGCACATTGAAAACAGAACAGCAGATCCAAATCAAGAATAGCGCTAAAACGCCACCAATTGACGAAAAATCCCTGTTTGAGGAAAAACAGAGGGAAACCCTTGGCAAAGTGCTAAAACGCGAAATCAGCGCAAAAGACGCGAATCTAGACCTGGATTTCATGCAGCAGCATCTAGAGAAGGCCGAAATAACCCTGACCAAGCACCACAAACATCAAAACGAGTTCAATCAGCAGCTTGCCCAGGAGATCGTGAAAAGCGGACTCAAGCAAAGTCATGACAAATTGCAAAGCCTGGTCGATCAACACAACGAATTAACCCAGAACAAACCCTTACTGTTTGGAAAAAAAGCCTGGGAAGCCCAACGTGATGAGATCTACCAGGAACACAAAAAGCTGAAAGGTCAGCATGAACACCAGAAAAAACATGGTGTGAAGGATTTATTGGAGAATAAAAAGTTCAAAGAACATGCCTGGAAGCAGTACCAACAACAACATCCGGCCAAAGCCAAGCAATACCAGACTCTATACCCATCCTATCAAGTCATTAAAAAATGTGTGGATGAGATCAAAGCAGAACAACAGATGAAACTCAGACAAGAACAACAGCTCAAAGCACAGCAACATGCGCCTAAAATGAAATCTCGTGGCATGAGTCGATAAACAGAGCGAGTGTCTACGAGCGAACTGAAAAAATTCGCCCCTTTCTTTCCCTGATTACAAGCTCCCTATCCATCCATCACCTGCATGGCAGAGCATCCCGCATGGGTGCGAACTTTCCAAATTGGCTTCCCAAACCGAGCGAAGTGAGTAAAAAAGCTCATGAGCGAAGCGAATTCCGAGCTGCTTTTGCTTTTTCTTAAATTC
Protein-coding sequences here:
- the nadS gene encoding NadS family protein — protein: MDNSLFDDLVASIKEAGAIKRNEIKASRVTELELPDIKEVREKTGLTQAEFAARLHISARTLQNWEQGRRYPTGPAATLIRILDAHPTLI
- a CDS encoding YqaE/Pmp3 family membrane protein, encoding MRLLIALIFPWLLFFTIGRPFAGIICLLLQITVLGWIPAAIWAVYALSQYKTDQKIKRAIRSS
- the ppa gene encoding inorganic diphosphatase — protein: MTFKNVKAGTNPPDDFNSIIEIPANAKPIKYEVNKEYDALLVDRFLSTAMSYPYNYGYIPQTLSEDGDPLDVFVIAPHAVAVGSVIRSRPVGVMYMEDEAGIDAKIIAVPHSKLTPLYNNVEDLSDLPQLQLDQMKHFFEHYKDLEKGKWMKFNGWGNVEEARQEILKSIQAYK
- a CDS encoding mobilization protein, with amino-acid sequence MSVTETLDSKIKAQEEKLKQLKAQRQAAVARERAKEKEQARKDDTRRKILIGSCMLKITEDDEQARAKLIAQMDKYLTDERDRKLFDLPAVNY
- a CDS encoding type II toxin-antitoxin system RelE/ParE family toxin, whose amino-acid sequence is MLFIETSIFTKQIKELVSDKEYRQLQQDLLVQPDKGDLIKNGGGIRKVRCAQGNKGKSGGIRVIYYWVTEDDQIFFLVAYPKSVKDNLTDKETSILRQLVKEQFHG
- the mobQ gene encoding MobQ family relaxase, encoding MAIYHFSVKTVARSAGRSATAAIAYRAGEKIYCEREGREHDYSRKTGVEYKEIYLPKDAPEHLKNRERLWNEVEQRETRKNSTVAREFEIAFPNELNQEQRLAMLEELCASIVERHQVAVDACIHAPHTGSGSDERNYHAHILMSTRKLTPEGFTEKTRELDQKHSGEIDHWREHFADICNVHLDLAGSTARVDHRSYKDQENGLEATLHEGPKVTELRRRGIETEISRSNDEIKQRNQAQLQYDKNMDVLIAENEIKLSTLKTEQQIQIKNSAKTPPIDEKSLFEEKQRETLGKVLKREISAKDANLDLDFMQQHLEKAEITLTKHHKHQNEFNQQLAQEIVKSGLKQSHDKLQSLVDQHNELTQNKPLLFGKKAWEAQRDEIYQEHKKLKGQHEHQKKHGVKDLLENKKFKEHAWKQYQQQHPAKAKQYQTLYPSYQVIKKCVDEIKAEQQMKLRQEQQLKAQQHAPKMKSRGMSR
- the crcB gene encoding fluoride efflux transporter CrcB; translation: MYLSLLSIALGSVIGAWLRWGISLRFNSVFENIPFGTVIVNLIGAFIIGLAVSFFSNSSISPNYKLFVVTGFCGALTTFSTFSVEIVALLQASKFEYAISTIAIHVIGSLIFTVLGILSYQFFTNH